A genomic segment from Polyangium mundeleinium encodes:
- a CDS encoding SMI1/KNR4 family protein encodes MRDPFATLIDELRRAPEVVVLGAELGPPASAETLARLEAWFGGPVPDDVRAFYAEVGAVQIRWMAAKSPRYVGREDKFLRGVVPWEYALFDTIENAKEDGVLLLPPLDVVLDRSWENFMDGVDIWVGGEIDEGPQVDEGDFDHEVRIFDFSSFYDWPGFFRGTGLVGVGTDHGIDWSGERTPFRAHLDDALDEMRGRLAAARRGHTTF; translated from the coding sequence ATGCGAGACCCTTTTGCGACCCTGATCGATGAGCTCCGCCGCGCGCCCGAGGTCGTCGTGCTCGGCGCCGAGCTCGGGCCGCCCGCGTCGGCCGAAACGCTCGCGCGCCTCGAGGCCTGGTTCGGCGGCCCCGTGCCCGACGACGTGCGCGCCTTCTACGCGGAGGTGGGCGCCGTGCAGATCCGGTGGATGGCGGCGAAGAGCCCGCGCTACGTCGGTCGCGAGGACAAGTTCCTGCGGGGCGTGGTGCCGTGGGAGTACGCGCTCTTCGACACGATCGAGAATGCGAAGGAGGACGGCGTGCTCCTCCTGCCGCCTCTCGACGTGGTCCTCGATCGGTCGTGGGAGAATTTCATGGACGGCGTCGACATCTGGGTCGGCGGCGAGATCGACGAAGGACCCCAGGTCGACGAAGGCGACTTCGACCACGAGGTGCGTATCTTCGACTTCTCGTCGTTCTACGACTGGCCCGGCTTCTTCCGAGGAACCGGCCTCGTCGGTGTGGGCACCGACCACGGCATCGACTGGTCCGGCGAGCGCACCCCCTTTCGCGCGCACCTCGACGACGCGCTCGACGAGATGCGAGGACGCCTCGCCGCCGCGCGCCGCGGACACACCACCTTCTGA
- a CDS encoding CotH kinase family protein yields MRYRLASILLFSSAFTGCTAEDPVEAVFDPAKLHKVEITVASTYLGTLANDLDERVPCDIVYDGELVAGSGIRQKGNTLVDLDDKPSFSIKFDEFDDQAKLYGLNKLILNSSKQDPSFLRSRLGSDVHLRAGLPAARVAHAQVTLNGVDKGIYVVVEAVDKDFLRSHFGEEFAEGNLYEGPCCGDFVDDIEHMELEDEKKDGRSRDDLRALAQVIQDTPDAEFATALEEHLDLGQFMKIYALEALLGHWDGFAFRANNHYIYNNPATGRFVFMPHGMDRILDDPSFDPETTPVTKLPLRIRALTALDMEFQTQRTELARNAWNETSMQAVINQAAAVLHTAAAGEQTSKDLADFDEGVTELRNIVTVRSDKIAPTN; encoded by the coding sequence ATGCGATACCGTCTCGCCTCGATCCTCCTGTTTTCATCGGCCTTCACGGGGTGCACCGCCGAGGATCCCGTGGAGGCGGTCTTCGACCCTGCCAAACTTCACAAGGTCGAGATCACCGTCGCTTCCACGTATCTCGGCACGCTCGCGAACGATCTCGACGAGCGCGTGCCTTGCGACATCGTCTACGACGGCGAGCTCGTCGCGGGATCCGGCATCCGGCAAAAGGGCAATACGCTCGTGGATCTCGACGACAAACCGAGCTTCTCCATCAAGTTCGACGAGTTCGACGACCAGGCCAAGCTCTACGGGCTCAACAAGCTCATCCTGAACAGCTCGAAGCAGGATCCCAGCTTTCTGCGCAGCCGGCTCGGCTCCGACGTGCACCTGCGCGCCGGTCTCCCCGCGGCGCGCGTCGCGCACGCCCAGGTGACGCTGAACGGCGTCGACAAGGGGATTTACGTGGTGGTCGAGGCCGTCGACAAGGACTTTCTCCGGAGCCACTTCGGCGAAGAGTTCGCCGAGGGCAACCTGTACGAAGGCCCGTGTTGCGGCGATTTCGTGGACGACATCGAGCACATGGAGCTCGAGGACGAGAAGAAGGACGGTAGGTCCCGGGACGATCTCCGCGCGCTCGCGCAGGTCATCCAGGACACGCCCGACGCCGAGTTCGCCACGGCGCTCGAAGAGCACCTCGATCTCGGGCAGTTCATGAAGATCTACGCCCTCGAAGCGCTGCTCGGCCACTGGGACGGCTTCGCGTTCCGAGCGAACAACCATTACATCTACAACAACCCCGCCACCGGGCGCTTCGTGTTCATGCCGCACGGGATGGATCGGATCCTGGACGATCCTTCGTTTGACCCCGAGACGACGCCCGTGACCAAGCTGCCGCTGCGGATCCGCGCGCTCACGGCGCTCGACATGGAGTTCCAGACGCAGCGCACCGAGCTCGCCCGGAACGCGTGGAACGAGACATCCATGCAGGCGGTGATCAACCAGGCAGCCGCGGTGCTCCACACGGCGGCCGCGGGCGAGCAGACGAGCAAGGACCTCGCCGATTTCGACGAGGGCGTCACCGAGCTCCGCAACATCGTGACCGTACGCAGCGACAAGATCGCCCCCACGAACTGA
- a CDS encoding glutathione peroxidase produces MQELSLQRLDGAPLPLEEVAGKVVLFVNVASRCGLTPQYEGLVKLHERYHDRGFLVVGAPCNQFLGQEPGSATEIAQFCSATYGVDFPLLAKQDVNGAERSPLYQWLIGSKAGGGSDVSWNFEKFLVGRDGAVLARFSPRVTPESPEVVQAIEAAL; encoded by the coding sequence ATGCAGGAGCTCTCGCTCCAAAGGCTCGACGGGGCGCCGCTCCCGCTCGAAGAGGTGGCGGGCAAGGTCGTGCTCTTCGTCAATGTCGCCAGCCGCTGCGGCCTCACGCCGCAGTACGAGGGGCTGGTGAAGCTGCACGAGCGTTACCACGATCGCGGGTTTCTCGTGGTGGGCGCGCCTTGCAACCAGTTCCTCGGGCAGGAGCCGGGCTCGGCCACGGAGATCGCGCAGTTCTGCTCCGCGACCTACGGCGTCGACTTTCCGCTCCTCGCCAAACAGGACGTGAACGGCGCGGAGCGCAGCCCGCTCTACCAGTGGCTCATCGGCAGCAAGGCGGGCGGCGGCTCGGACGTCTCCTGGAACTTCGAAAAGTTCCTCGTCGGCCGCGACGGCGCGGTCCTCGCGCGTTTCTCGCCGCGGGTAACGCCCGAGTCGCCCGAGGTCGTGCAGGCCATCGAAGCCGCGCTCTGA
- a CDS encoding Isoquinoline 1-oxidoreductase subunit translates to MDTPKGPTALRKVAPGELRAPPDFAGIEDKRARSQALFLEASRVFTHPRCVNCHPNGDIPHQGMNMQLHDPPAVRGPDNHGVVGMECTSCHQDKNQALTRVPGAPHWALAPLGMAWVGKSPREICEQIKDPKRNGGKSLAAIVEHNAHDALVGWGWHPGADREPVPGTQEQFGAIVAAWAESGAECPAEGAKP, encoded by the coding sequence GTGGACACGCCGAAAGGCCCCACAGCCCTTCGGAAGGTCGCGCCTGGCGAGCTCCGCGCGCCTCCCGACTTCGCGGGCATCGAGGACAAGCGCGCCCGCTCGCAGGCCCTCTTCCTCGAAGCGAGCCGTGTGTTCACGCACCCGCGCTGCGTGAACTGCCATCCGAACGGCGACATCCCCCACCAGGGCATGAACATGCAGCTCCACGACCCGCCGGCCGTGCGCGGGCCCGACAACCACGGCGTGGTCGGCATGGAATGCACGAGCTGCCACCAGGACAAAAACCAGGCGCTCACCCGCGTCCCCGGCGCGCCCCACTGGGCGCTCGCGCCGCTCGGGATGGCGTGGGTCGGCAAGTCGCCGCGCGAGATCTGCGAGCAGATCAAGGATCCCAAGCGAAACGGCGGCAAGTCCCTCGCTGCGATCGTCGAGCACAATGCCCACGACGCGCTCGTCGGCTGGGGATGGCATCCGGGGGCGGATCGCGAGCCGGTCCCGGGGACGCAAGAGCAGTTCGGCGCGATCGTCGCGGCCTGGGCGGAGTCCGGGGCGGAGTGCCCCGCGGAAGGGGCGAAACCATGA
- a CDS encoding response regulator transcription factor codes for MMPVERTSTSIVFIEDDEKLARLTARYLESHNVRVTLATDARDGIAAVLREHPDVVLLDLMLPEIDGFEVCQRLRARVHTPIIMVTARGEEADRVMGLEGGADDYLPKPFSARELLARIRAHARRARGLAGPPAERQIVAGSLTIDPCARRAVFDGADLALTTYEFDLLHALAERAGRVLTREQLVDLVRGSADEAFDRSIDVHVSHLRKKLGDDPKNPRIIKTVRGIGYVFAVDRM; via the coding sequence ATGATGCCCGTGGAGAGGACCTCGACCTCGATCGTGTTCATCGAGGACGACGAGAAGCTCGCGCGCCTCACGGCGAGATACCTGGAATCCCACAACGTCCGCGTCACCCTCGCGACCGACGCGCGCGACGGGATCGCCGCCGTCCTGCGCGAGCACCCCGACGTCGTCCTGCTCGACCTCATGTTGCCCGAGATCGACGGCTTCGAGGTTTGCCAGCGGCTGCGCGCCCGCGTGCACACGCCGATCATCATGGTCACCGCGCGCGGTGAAGAAGCCGACCGCGTCATGGGCCTCGAAGGCGGCGCGGACGACTACCTCCCCAAACCCTTTTCCGCACGCGAGCTGCTCGCGCGCATCCGGGCGCACGCGCGCCGCGCCCGCGGCCTCGCAGGCCCGCCGGCCGAGCGTCAGATCGTCGCCGGCTCCCTCACGATCGACCCCTGCGCGCGCAGGGCGGTCTTCGACGGGGCGGATCTCGCGCTCACGACCTACGAGTTCGATCTCTTGCATGCCCTCGCCGAGCGGGCCGGGCGTGTCCTCACGCGCGAGCAGCTCGTGGATCTCGTGCGGGGCAGCGCGGACGAGGCCTTTGATCGTTCGATCGACGTGCACGTCTCGCACCTCCGGAAGAAGCTCGGCGACGACCCGAAAAACCCGCGGATCATCAAGACCGTGCGCGGCATCGGGTATGTGTTCGCGGTCGATCGGATGTGA
- a CDS encoding biotin/lipoyl-binding protein: MKSTKTLHRMQAALQRFAPGLCLVGTLGAAAGLHFGDGARGHVVGFAEATPEAIAPTEIAKVAAVHVRVGDEVTPGQIVAELDTSAIDAEIAVAEAEKTRLEADVRASESEILQKLDADLASLEREAARQREEHLQVSAEAKVLDGEMARVKQLVEDRQVVFEELAKVDLQHAAAAALAAEKPRTLKLLAKQIQTAEARRKAAKQEGSATADKLAADVRFAERSIELLKQRRAGYVLRATRRGRVATIWKQPGEVAVAGDPVLSIVRGGARVVTCVPERVSLGVREGDGAKLWIRGQQGGALRGKTVALGPLVAELPARCWVSPKIPMWGREITVELDAPLDVIAGQAFDVVFEPASAPLASPAPPAATANNLPASVLPMKLPDALSKRTRFEPSGILAREAEGRYLVVSDDTGQQDTEGAPWVFGMSKDGVIEPEPLQVDGIDEISDVEAIAAGDAGEIYLLSSQSYSKRGKRKPARTALLRLRKDGRGFRVDGEAHLAELLDADPAQAAALGLPKGTRALDIEGLAYQKGALYFGLKAPLDAQGHAMIWQVTTPSALFASKPLASAGASLWARVPVDVELAGKPTPGGISDLLFLPDGSLVITSTPSTADGDAGALWRVESPAPGALTPLLVKRFPGLKPEGVAPSLSAGKLMVVFDTGSGVPSFEEVPWAR; the protein is encoded by the coding sequence ATGAAATCGACGAAGACCCTCCATCGAATGCAAGCGGCCCTCCAGCGATTCGCGCCCGGGCTTTGCCTCGTGGGCACGCTCGGCGCCGCGGCGGGGCTGCACTTCGGCGACGGCGCGCGCGGGCACGTCGTGGGGTTCGCCGAGGCGACGCCGGAGGCCATCGCGCCGACCGAGATCGCCAAGGTCGCGGCGGTCCACGTGCGTGTCGGCGACGAGGTCACGCCGGGGCAGATCGTCGCGGAGCTCGACACCTCCGCGATCGACGCCGAGATCGCCGTCGCGGAGGCCGAGAAGACGCGGCTCGAAGCGGACGTGCGCGCCTCGGAGTCCGAGATCCTGCAAAAGCTCGACGCGGACCTCGCGTCCCTCGAGCGCGAGGCGGCGCGGCAACGCGAGGAGCACCTCCAGGTGTCCGCCGAGGCGAAGGTGCTCGATGGCGAAATGGCGCGGGTGAAGCAGCTCGTGGAGGACCGACAGGTGGTCTTCGAGGAGCTCGCCAAGGTCGACCTGCAACACGCCGCGGCCGCCGCGCTCGCCGCGGAGAAGCCGCGGACATTGAAGCTCCTGGCGAAGCAGATCCAGACGGCCGAGGCGCGGCGCAAGGCAGCAAAACAAGAAGGCTCGGCGACCGCGGACAAACTCGCCGCGGACGTGCGTTTTGCCGAGCGGAGCATCGAGCTCTTGAAGCAAAGGCGCGCGGGGTACGTGCTCCGCGCGACGCGGCGCGGGCGCGTGGCGACGATCTGGAAGCAGCCCGGCGAGGTCGCCGTGGCCGGGGATCCGGTGCTCAGCATCGTGCGCGGGGGCGCGCGTGTGGTCACGTGCGTCCCGGAGCGTGTGTCCCTCGGCGTGCGCGAGGGGGACGGCGCGAAACTGTGGATTCGAGGGCAGCAGGGCGGCGCGCTGCGAGGAAAAACCGTCGCGCTCGGCCCGCTCGTGGCGGAGTTGCCCGCGCGTTGCTGGGTTTCGCCCAAAATTCCCATGTGGGGCCGCGAAATCACGGTCGAGCTCGACGCCCCCCTCGACGTGATCGCGGGGCAAGCCTTTGATGTCGTCTTCGAGCCGGCCTCGGCGCCGCTGGCAAGCCCGGCGCCTCCGGCGGCGACGGCAAACAACCTGCCGGCGAGCGTGCTCCCGATGAAGCTCCCGGACGCGCTCTCGAAGCGGACGCGATTCGAGCCGTCCGGGATCCTCGCGCGGGAGGCCGAAGGGCGTTATCTCGTCGTCAGCGACGATACGGGCCAGCAGGACACGGAGGGCGCGCCCTGGGTTTTTGGCATGTCCAAGGACGGCGTGATCGAGCCGGAGCCTTTGCAGGTGGACGGCATTGACGAGATCTCGGACGTCGAGGCCATTGCCGCCGGGGATGCGGGCGAGATCTACCTCCTGTCGTCGCAGAGCTACAGCAAGCGAGGAAAACGCAAGCCCGCGCGGACGGCGCTCTTGCGCCTTCGGAAGGACGGGCGAGGCTTCCGCGTCGACGGAGAGGCCCATCTCGCGGAGCTGCTCGACGCGGACCCCGCGCAGGCCGCGGCGCTCGGGCTCCCGAAGGGCACACGCGCGCTCGACATCGAGGGGCTCGCCTACCAGAAAGGCGCCCTTTATTTTGGCCTCAAAGCTCCTCTCGATGCGCAAGGCCATGCCATGATCTGGCAGGTCACGACGCCGAGCGCGCTCTTCGCGTCGAAGCCCCTCGCGAGCGCCGGCGCCTCGTTATGGGCGCGCGTCCCTGTCGACGTGGAGCTCGCGGGCAAACCCACGCCAGGCGGCATTTCCGATCTGTTGTTTTTGCCCGACGGCAGCCTCGTGATCACGTCCACGCCTTCGACGGCGGACGGCGACGCGGGCGCGCTCTGGCGCGTCGAATCCCCGGCCCCCGGAGCGCTCACGCCGCTCCTCGTGAAGCGGTTTCCGGGGCTCAAGCCGGAGGGCGTCGCGCCGTCGCTCTCCGCGGGCAAGCTCATGGTCGTCTTCGACACGGGCAGTGGCGTCCCGTCGTTCGAGGAGGTGCCGTGGGCGCGCTGA
- a CDS encoding (2Fe-2S)-binding protein, which translates to MSVRIRVNGVEKTLDVDPEMPLLWAIRDVLGLTGTKYGCGEALCGACTVHLDGQVVRACVTPVRRADGHSVTTIEGLSPDGSHPLQRAWVELGVPQCGYCQAGQIMTAAALLKAKPKPSDDEIEQSMAGNLCRCGTYSRIRAAIRKVSGMPEGEQ; encoded by the coding sequence ATGAGCGTGCGTATCCGCGTGAACGGCGTCGAAAAGACGCTCGATGTCGACCCCGAAATGCCCCTGCTCTGGGCCATCCGCGACGTCCTCGGCTTGACCGGGACGAAGTACGGGTGCGGCGAGGCGCTCTGCGGCGCGTGCACCGTGCACCTCGACGGGCAGGTCGTGCGCGCGTGCGTGACCCCGGTTCGTCGCGCCGACGGGCATTCCGTCACCACGATCGAAGGCCTCTCGCCGGACGGGAGCCATCCGCTCCAGCGCGCGTGGGTCGAGCTCGGCGTGCCGCAATGCGGGTATTGCCAGGCCGGGCAGATCATGACCGCGGCGGCCTTGCTCAAGGCGAAGCCCAAGCCGTCCGACGACGAGATCGAGCAATCGATGGCGGGCAACCTCTGCCGATGCGGCACGTATTCGCGGATTCGCGCGGCGATCCGCAAGGTCTCTGGGATGCCGGAGGGCGAGCAATGA
- a CDS encoding sensor histidine kinase produces the protein MALRNVLRARLALRIYLVGLAQFAVVAAGFITLLEINRPKGFPHEHEVRFLHEMIAREIDNPRELQRVLDVTQNELHSTVTVVDPDGAVFATNAPGAPRCAPLRLKKFLEDRPPPPPCHARPVRFPDGREGRIEQFAPHRPPGPPITGPRLITMVLVVVGISSWLLARTLTRPLRRLSTAARAFGGGDLKARAALPNRDELGDVSRAFDEMAERVTELLRAERELLANVSHELRTPLSRIRMALALVAEAEGDVAVAQEMLGEIGGDLDELERLISDVLTAARLDFEDVASHAGIPPLRRERVDVHDLLTHAASRFRAAHPQRTLRVDVPADLPSVDADPVLLRRVFDNLLENAHKYTEEPAEAVELVARGGEDITVEVVDKGVGISAEDLSRVFRPFFRVDRSRTRATGGLGLGLPLAKRIIDAHGGKIELVSTPNEGTRARVRLPIAHLSAA, from the coding sequence ATGGCCCTCCGGAACGTCCTGCGCGCACGCCTGGCCCTCCGCATTTACCTCGTGGGCCTCGCGCAGTTCGCGGTGGTCGCGGCCGGATTCATCACGCTCCTCGAAATCAACCGGCCCAAGGGGTTCCCCCACGAGCACGAGGTGCGCTTTCTTCACGAGATGATCGCGCGGGAGATCGACAACCCGCGCGAGCTCCAGCGGGTGCTCGATGTCACGCAGAACGAGCTCCACTCCACGGTCACCGTGGTCGATCCGGACGGCGCCGTGTTCGCGACCAACGCGCCCGGCGCGCCGCGTTGCGCGCCGCTACGACTGAAGAAATTCCTCGAGGATAGGCCACCGCCACCGCCTTGCCACGCGAGGCCCGTGCGGTTTCCCGATGGCCGCGAGGGGCGCATCGAGCAATTCGCCCCGCATCGGCCGCCAGGGCCACCCATCACCGGGCCCCGCTTGATCACGATGGTCCTCGTGGTCGTGGGGATCTCGTCGTGGCTGCTCGCGCGTACACTCACGCGGCCGCTGCGTCGCCTCTCGACGGCCGCGCGCGCGTTCGGCGGCGGCGATTTGAAGGCCCGCGCCGCCCTGCCGAACCGCGACGAGCTCGGCGACGTGTCGCGCGCATTCGACGAGATGGCCGAGCGCGTGACCGAGCTTTTGCGGGCCGAGCGGGAGCTGCTCGCGAACGTCTCGCATGAGCTGCGCACGCCGCTCTCGCGGATTCGAATGGCCCTCGCGCTCGTCGCCGAGGCGGAGGGCGACGTCGCCGTCGCGCAGGAGATGCTCGGCGAGATTGGCGGGGATCTCGACGAGCTCGAGCGGCTCATCTCCGATGTGCTCACGGCCGCGCGGCTCGATTTCGAGGACGTGGCGTCGCACGCCGGCATTCCGCCGCTCCGCCGCGAGCGCGTGGACGTGCACGACTTGCTCACGCACGCGGCGTCGCGGTTTCGCGCGGCACACCCGCAGCGGACGTTGCGGGTCGACGTGCCGGCGGATTTGCCCTCGGTCGACGCGGATCCCGTGCTCCTGCGGCGGGTCTTCGACAACCTGCTCGAGAACGCCCACAAGTACACGGAGGAGCCGGCGGAGGCGGTCGAGCTCGTCGCGCGTGGGGGCGAGGACATCACGGTCGAGGTCGTCGACAAGGGCGTCGGGATCTCGGCGGAGGATCTGTCGCGCGTGTTTCGGCCGTTTTTCCGGGTCGACAGGAGCCGCACCCGCGCGACCGGGGGCCTCGGCTTGGGGCTGCCGCTCGCGAAGCGGATCATCGACGCGCACGGCGGCAAGATCGAGCTCGTGAGCACGCCGAACGAGGGGACCCGCGCACGTGTGCGTCTCCCGATCGCACATCTTTCGGCAGCTTAA
- a CDS encoding TolC family protein: MGALKRYAALLPAALLPALAGCSPSLQLSGSERAIAMYRESLGPRGALTVRRDESVRRGAAARAASTSDAAPRVLTVEDAVALAKKNSAQLAALEASATTAEAEVAAANRHTNPELRITQMRLDQFVEGEPRIRTALRFSPDRPGEVDAEVAEARAEQAEAQAEARAEAITIEADVRWLFDDVALIDAEIAAAQAVAEARRALASQMKTRVAAAEATSIDETMAELAAVEAESDLAEQQAHRREVLGELLDRIGLEPGASVEVVGEPPLAWPPPALPSEQALIEEALRRRPEVAIAAARIDAADARAYAERARRFPWFSFVELGYQFTPGTLPTPGTLTGLAWTFAAGVELPIFDTNRAGTAAAGAAKNSSQRALAAEVEQVAREVRARLREAEVSSELVTAFRSRALPAAAQAGSASKRALEGRNVDVIEALSVDAQRVKVELRLLALIRRYRTAVSELRRAVGGRLPAGVSRSAP; the protein is encoded by the coding sequence GTGGGCGCGCTGAAAAGGTACGCAGCCCTGCTCCCCGCAGCGCTGCTCCCGGCTCTCGCAGGTTGCTCCCCTTCGCTGCAACTCTCGGGCTCCGAGCGCGCGATTGCCATGTATCGCGAGAGCCTCGGGCCCCGAGGAGCGCTCACCGTGCGGCGCGACGAATCCGTCCGCCGAGGCGCGGCGGCGCGCGCGGCGAGCACGTCCGATGCGGCGCCGCGCGTGCTCACCGTGGAAGACGCGGTCGCCCTGGCGAAGAAAAACAGCGCGCAGCTCGCCGCGCTCGAAGCCTCCGCGACCACGGCCGAAGCGGAGGTCGCCGCAGCGAATCGGCACACAAACCCGGAGCTTCGTATCACCCAAATGCGCCTCGATCAATTCGTCGAGGGCGAGCCGCGGATCCGCACCGCGCTCCGTTTCTCGCCAGACCGGCCGGGCGAGGTGGACGCAGAGGTCGCGGAGGCGCGCGCAGAGCAAGCGGAGGCGCAGGCGGAGGCGCGCGCCGAGGCGATCACGATCGAAGCCGACGTCCGCTGGCTCTTCGACGACGTCGCCTTGATCGACGCCGAAATCGCCGCGGCCCAAGCCGTCGCCGAGGCGCGAAGGGCCCTCGCGTCACAAATGAAGACCCGCGTCGCCGCAGCGGAAGCGACGTCGATCGACGAGACGATGGCCGAACTCGCGGCCGTGGAGGCCGAATCCGATCTGGCCGAGCAACAGGCGCACCGGCGCGAGGTGCTCGGCGAATTGCTCGATCGCATCGGGCTCGAACCCGGGGCATCCGTGGAGGTCGTCGGCGAGCCGCCACTCGCATGGCCGCCCCCAGCGCTGCCTTCGGAGCAGGCGCTCATCGAAGAGGCACTCCGGCGCAGGCCCGAGGTCGCCATCGCAGCCGCGCGGATCGACGCGGCCGACGCACGCGCATACGCCGAGCGCGCACGCCGTTTTCCGTGGTTCTCGTTCGTCGAGCTCGGGTACCAATTCACGCCGGGCACGCTCCCCACGCCAGGCACGCTGACAGGCCTCGCCTGGACATTCGCAGCCGGCGTGGAGCTGCCCATCTTCGACACAAACCGCGCAGGCACAGCCGCCGCAGGCGCAGCGAAGAACTCGTCACAGCGCGCACTCGCCGCCGAAGTCGAGCAAGTCGCCCGCGAAGTACGCGCCCGCCTGCGCGAAGCCGAAGTCTCGAGCGAGCTCGTCACCGCATTCCGATCCCGCGCACTCCCCGCCGCCGCGCAAGCAGGATCCGCATCCAAACGAGCCCTCGAAGGTCGCAACGTCGACGTGATCGAAGCCCTCTCCGTCGACGCACAACGCGTCAAAGTCGAACTCCGCCTCCTCGCCCTCATACGCCGCTATCGCACAGCCGTCTCCGAGCTCCGCCGCGCCGTCGGCGGCCGCCTCCCAGCGGGCGTCTCCCGCAGCGCGCCGTGA
- a CDS encoding polyphosphate polymerase domain-containing protein — protein sequence MDNVIERYEYKYLVPEGLVPGIRATARATSKIDKYAGPDGTYRIRSLYFDTDRYDLFWANEREQADRFKLRARCYPASTESPVFLEVKRRVLDVIVKTRAAIPAAAWRDVLAGKESALAALSPGARSGAMRFLAPYHRHHIRPVLLVEYEREAYISEIDTYARLTFDRKIAVQQQESIDLEAVPGRWRPIDHRAQTRTQEPVCVLELKFERRPPRWMVALVQRLDLIRFSFSKYCYGVTAELTLPEARIPG from the coding sequence GTGGACAACGTCATCGAGCGGTACGAATACAAATACCTGGTGCCGGAAGGGCTCGTGCCCGGCATCCGCGCCACGGCGCGCGCGACCTCCAAGATCGACAAATACGCCGGGCCCGACGGGACCTACCGCATCCGCTCGCTGTACTTCGATACGGACCGCTACGACCTTTTCTGGGCGAACGAGCGGGAGCAAGCCGATCGATTCAAGCTCCGGGCGCGCTGTTATCCCGCGAGCACGGAGAGCCCCGTGTTTCTGGAGGTCAAGCGGCGCGTGCTCGACGTCATCGTCAAGACACGCGCCGCCATCCCCGCAGCCGCATGGCGAGACGTCCTCGCCGGCAAGGAGTCCGCGCTCGCCGCGCTCTCCCCCGGCGCACGCTCAGGCGCCATGCGGTTTCTCGCGCCGTATCACCGGCACCACATCCGCCCGGTGCTGCTCGTCGAATACGAGCGCGAGGCCTACATCAGCGAGATCGACACCTACGCGCGGCTCACATTCGACCGCAAGATCGCCGTGCAGCAGCAGGAATCGATCGATCTCGAAGCCGTCCCGGGGCGGTGGCGCCCCATCGATCACCGTGCACAGACGCGGACCCAGGAGCCAGTATGCGTGCTCGAGCTCAAATTCGAGCGGCGCCCCCCGCGCTGGATGGTCGCCCTCGTCCAGCGCCTCGACCTGATCCGATTTTCCTTCTCAAAGTATTGTTACGGCGTGACCGCAGAGCTGACGCTCCCGGAAGCACGGATTCCCGGCTGA
- a CDS encoding DUF4956 domain-containing protein has product MEWLEPLTQGDAFEWRKALISLLLAFGLGQAIAVVYMATFRGLSYSRSTVHGMAMGSVITCMLMLAVGSSIAAGIGMAGGLSAVRFRTSLRDPRDIIFIFAALGVGMASGAQAHGAAILGTIIFAIGFVLLHFTGYGARHQPDGLLRFAAPAGPEAEEAIMKILRSHCRSFALVTLREAAQGTIMEHAYQISVRAPDLRGPLVSNLKAIPGVQDVALLLQEPTLDL; this is encoded by the coding sequence ATGGAATGGCTTGAACCGCTGACCCAGGGGGACGCATTCGAATGGCGCAAGGCGCTCATCTCCCTCTTGCTCGCCTTTGGGCTCGGCCAGGCCATCGCGGTCGTTTACATGGCGACCTTCCGGGGCCTCTCGTACTCGCGGTCCACGGTGCACGGAATGGCCATGGGCAGCGTGATCACGTGCATGTTGATGCTCGCGGTGGGCAGTAGCATCGCCGCGGGCATCGGCATGGCGGGGGGGCTCTCGGCGGTCCGGTTCCGCACGTCGCTCCGGGATCCGCGCGACATCATCTTCATCTTCGCGGCCCTGGGCGTGGGGATGGCGAGCGGCGCGCAGGCCCACGGCGCGGCGATCCTGGGCACGATCATCTTCGCGATCGGATTCGTGCTGCTTCATTTCACCGGGTATGGCGCGCGCCATCAGCCCGACGGACTCCTCCGCTTCGCCGCGCCCGCCGGGCCCGAGGCGGAGGAGGCCATCATGAAGATCCTGCGATCGCATTGCCGGTCCTTCGCGCTCGTCACGCTGCGCGAGGCGGCGCAAGGGACGATCATGGAGCACGCGTACCAGATCAGCGTCCGCGCGCCGGATCTGCGCGGGCCGCTCGTCTCGAATCTGAAGGCCATTCCGGGGGTGCAGGACGTCGCCTTGCTGCTGCAGGAGCCGACGCTGGATCTGTAG